TTGCGAAGCTGCAACTCTCGCGCAGGGAGATCGATCCAGAGAAACCTCTCGAGGGCCTGGCAATAGCTGGTGTGCCGGACACCCTTGAGGTCGAGAGCGGAGATGTCGATGGGGTACGCCCCGTGTCCCGCGACATACACCGGCGCGTATCTCCCGGTCCGAACTACTTCAGCGAGTCGTTCGAGTTCATCGAGAAGCGCGGGAGCTAGGTCTCCCTGAGAGTCGGACCCGGCTTCCAGGTTCGATCGAGAAAGCAGGAGGCGCTTCAGAAAGGGGGAGCCTCCTTCCGAATCCGCCCACTGCTCCCAGGTCTTGGCTTCGAGGATCGAAGTCTTCGGCGGAAACGGAGGCGACACGTAGCTTGCTCCCGGAGTGATCGGCCTCTTGCTCTTGTTGGGTCCGATCCACTTGGCCGCCGCGATAACCCTATTCTCACTGCTCAGCAGCATGGCGTTGGCGTGCTTCCCCATCAACTCTGCGACAAGGGTGTGTCTGCCCGCCGAGGATTCAAACTCGAATTCGGCGATTCGGTCGAACCCCCGCTGCCAGGCGCGGGTCAGCCGCCCCCCACGATCCGGGCCTTGAGGGCCTCCCCCAGTTGAGGGAGCGGAATCAGCCCTTTGGGTTTGCCGGTCCCGATCCATATCCGAGCGAACTCAGGATCGCACGAGACATGCAGCCACTGGGCCTGGCCCGCTCCATAGACTTCGAGCGCGAAGCTAAGAGGATCGGGCTGCACCACCTTTTGAACCCGACCTCCGACGAGCGCCTGGACCTCGGCAAGCGCGGCGGCAAGGCATAGGCTGTCAAACGGGATCCGTGACGGGCTCATCGTTCCTCGAACGTACCCAACGGTGTGGCATTCCCGTACACTGTGAGCGCAGATGCCGATCGTGACCCTCTTTTTCGACGTGGAAGACCCGCTCGCGCCAGACTCCGACGATGCCGCGTTGCGGGTCTGCCAGTTGCTCGCTGCCGAGGGGCTGACGGCAACGATGTGCGTGACCGGCGAGAAGGCGCGGAAGCTACGCGAGCGGGCTCGGCGGGACGTGATCGAGGCGCTGAAGTCGCATTCGCTCGGCCTGCACACGAACACTCATTCCGTCCATCCCACAACGATGGAGGCGGTCAAGGACTTGAGTTGGGAGCAAGGCGTCGAAGCGATTCGGAAGTCGGAGGAGCCGGGATTGGCGAGCTTCGAGGAAGTCTTCGGCCGCATGCCCTGCTGTTGGGCCGGAGCGGGGAACACCTGGGCTCCCCACGTGCTTGGATGGCTGGCCACGACTCCGATCAAGGCGTGGGCGTATTCGCTTCTTACCCCGCCTGGGGGCGAGCCGCACCGCGTCAACGGGCTCTGCGGATTCCCGCAGCATGGGGCGATCAGCGAAGACGACTACGCCTCGCCGGAATCTCGCGCGACGGCGCTTGATCGAATCCGCGCCTTGTGCTCAAGCAAGCTGGGGTGGGTGGGCGTGTTCCTCGGGCACCCGACGAGGTATGTCCATCGCGCGTTCTGGGACGCCGCTTATTACGGCGGACTCAACCCAACCGGGGAAATCCCTCTTCCCGAGGAGAGGCCCCAAGCCGAACGAGAGGCGCTCTTCGAGGGCCTCGATGAGTTATTACCAAGAATCGCCGAGTTGGGACCCGTCCTTCCCTTGGATGAGGTGCTGGCCCTACCTTGGGACTGGGTCCCGATGGGAGCTGGGGCAATGCGACATACGCGCGAGGCCGCAACGAAGAGAATCGCTCAAGCCGCCAAGTGGCCCGTCCACCGTCCCCATCTCCGAGTCGAATCGCTGTTGGCTCCGCTCGAAGCCGCGCTGGAGGGTCTTGAGATCGGGAGGTTAAGGCGATAGTGGACCCCGAAGTGGCCCGCGCGATCCGGCTCTATCAGCTCACTTGCGGGCTGGTAATCGCCCTCCAGGCGCTGGTCGCGCTCGGAGGTTATCGGTTGCGAGCGTCGGCGGCGGAACTGGCCGACCTAGACCCGCGATACGATATCGGGTTCTGGGAAGGCATGGGGACAACGCTCATCGGAATCGGCCTCTTGTTCGCCCTCTCGCAGGCAGCGCTTCTCTTGCTGCCCCGTCGGCCCTGGGCCTACGGCATTCACCTCGCCAACGCGATCGGTGCAGCGTTCCTTTGCATCCCCACCCTTGCAGCGGTTCCAACGGTCGTTCTTTGGATGAAGCCTCGAATCAAGGAGTACTTCGGGGCCTAACGCCTCCGCCGTCGAGCTCGGTCGGCCGCTTTGTGGCCAAGGAACGCCTCCGTTTCGCTGAGCAGCCGGTTCGCGACGTGACGCGCGATACTAGGCGGCGCTTTCGCCGTCGCTGCGTTCTCGGCGATCTGAAAGGCCTCGGCGAGCGATTCCGGGATGCTGTCGTTCCGAAGATGGGGCGGGGCGTCGATGGAGATGTTGAGCCGTTTGCGAACCAGGTGATCCGCGTTCTTCAAGACCTCCCTCAGGGCAACGTCAGTCGCGGCAGAGCGCTTGTAAAGCGTGGCGACGGCGTCCACTAACTCCCTGCGGCCCCCTTCGCGCACGAGCGGGGGCTCAGGCAAGCCGAACGGTTTTCCGAGAGTATAGATAATCACCGCAAACAGAATCACCAACTGCCACCACGCGTATCTCGCCCAGTCTCCGAACAAGGAGAGCACGCCAGGCGCCCCTTCGGACCTGAGCGCGCTGTCGAGGAACACCACATCGCGGGCGCCCCCACCGGCCGTTTCGATCACGTGAAGCCAGAAACTGGCGTTGTCCGCCAAGTCCAGGAAACGATTGGTCGACGAGAGCCCGTCCGCGACCCTAAAGATTCGACCTCCGTAAAGCGATTCGAGGGTGACGAACTCATTGTCGCTAAGGAGCATGAGAGGCGCGGCAGCCGGTCCGTAGCCCATGTCGTACTGCCATTCCGCAGGTGAAGTGCCGTAATGAACGGTCCAGGTGAACTCCGAGGCGTCGGACGCGTAGGCGATTCGCCGTGTTGCGCCCGAGGACGCGCTTCGGCTCATGCGGTCGAAGGTCTGGCGCAAGTGGACGATCACGACGTTGCCCCCCGCTTCGAGGTGGCTCACGACCGACGGATGATCCTCGGCGTAGGCCAGTAGGGGAAGATCGGAGCTCCACACCTCCGCAGTCAATTCAAAGACGATAAGCGTCTGTTCGGGCTTCAGTGCCGTGGAGCTCGTTTGCGCCGAGGTCACGCGATAGCCGGACGCTCGAAGGAGTTCGTTGAGCGCCCGGGTCCCGCTGGGTCCGTACGACAGCGAATCCGGATGGCTCCGGTCTTCCGACTTCCCGAGGGAGAGCACAAAGCCCGCGACAACCAACAAGCCGAGCAGCGCCCAGATCGTACGGGGGACCGAACGCATCACGCCGCCACCTCCTCAAGCCGGTAGGTAAGCCGCTGATACTCCGCGCGAAACCACGCTGAGTCGGCCTCGGAGCATGGCGCGTGGCCATACCAGAAGTTGTCGAACAAGCGGGTCGCGCGCCGAAACTCGATGTCCCGAGGCAGCTGGGGACTGGCCTCGATCCTTCTCAGGTGCTCCCAGTTGGTCTGACCGCGATAGAACCTCGCGATGCCGCTCTGGTCGAACCGCAAGAGACATGCGATGTAGAGGCACCGGATGGCTTCCCGATGCCGGCCCTCGCTCATGAACTGATCCGCAAGTTCGAGCCATTCATCCAGCGTTCGTTCCGGCTCGTCTTCGTCCAGAAGCGCCGACGCGCGACGCCTAAGCTTCTGCTTCCATGCGAAGTACCGGATCGCGAAGTAAGCGAAGGTGACCAAGACGATGCCGATGATCACCCAAGCGATCACTCGCACCAGGTCCCCGATCCCGGACACAGAAGCCGGAGGGTTGAACTCTCTTGGCTCACGGCGCCCAGAGAACAGCCTTCGCAACAGCTCCCCGAGTTGGTCCATCGCGCTGGCGAACCAGGAGGACGACTGCGTCCCACGATCTTTATAGAACGGGTTCTTCTTGATTTGGGCGGCCTTTTCGCGAGTCTGCTCGCTATTCGAAGGCGTGGGGACCGCTTCCGTTTCAAGGGCGGCGCGGACTCGAACGGCCTCGATCGCGTCTTCAAGGTACTCAGGGTTAGGGTCGTACTGATCGTAGTCGATCGTTTCCCGGAGGAGCGCATCGATGCCGGGGTCGGCCCTCATTTTGGAGAGCACGGCCCTCTTCGCATCGTCCGAGGTCGCGCTTTCGATTTGTTCGAGCGCGTTCCCATAGTCGAACCCCCAAGCCGAGGAAGCGAGAAGGAGGAGGCTACACCTCAAAACGGTTGTGACGATCTGCCCGCAAAACCTCTTGCTTGAGCAACTGGATGTCATACCCCTCCAATCGAATACGGCGGTCGAAATAGACGAGAGTGCAGAAGATGGACCAAGCGGGCATCACCGCCCAGATCGCGAGGAACCAAGGCGAAAGTCGGATCGCCTCGGCGACCAGAGGGCCGACGTGCCCAAACGCCGAAAGCGATTCGATCGTCAAGAGGCTGTTCACGATGCCGAAACTCGCCAGAATCCCCAGAATCGCAAGGAGCGCGATGAGAGACACCATTACCGCGCCGCCGAAGAGGACGCCGACTCCCGATGAAGCGTGGCCCTGCTCCTTGAGTAATTCCCTCGCGCGGCGGAGGGCGGCGAATGGGCTCCGAACGTCTTCGATCACCATCACCGACGGCGCGAGGCCATAGTAGATCGTGACGACAGGAAGCATGACTGCGCCGATCAAATAGCCGACGATTCCAAACAGAGCGAAAAGGCCGGACCAGAGAGCGTCGTCCCTAACCACTTCGCCCAAGACCGCCGCGAGCATCATCGAAATCGTGGCCACTACGATCCCAGCCCACCCGTAGACCAACTGGAGCAGCGTGAGCCAAAAGAGCCGCCACTGAATTCGCCGGGCGGCATCGACCGCTGCTTTCGGTTCGGGGACGCGGCCCAGCAAGTAATCCGCCGTAAGCTTGACTGACACCGCGTTCGAATAGGCAAAGCCGAAAACCATGAGGGGGCCGCCCACCGCAAAGGCCATTGTGAGCAGCAAGATGGCCTCGCCCACCTGGGCGCGGGTGTCTCCCGGCGCATCGGTGACGCCGAACGCCGGCATCACGTAGAACAACACGAAAGCCACGCTTGCAAGAATCAGGAGACTCGGGAAGACGGTGGTTCGCAGAATGAGCCTGCCGACGCCCTGATAGGCTTGCAGCGCAGCATCGAGCGCCGTCCCTTGAGGAATCATTCGCAACCGAGCCGTCCGGGCCGAACGGCCCGACCTATTGGCCAAGAAACGTCTCAGGGGTTCGGACGTCATCAGACAAGAGTGTATCCGAGGTACAACCTCGGAACTCACAAGGAATGGATGGGAATCGCGAAAGTGCCTCGCGCAAAGGCTCAAACGCGAACACGCAAGGAGAACGAATGACCGCTTTAGTAGGACTGTTGGCGCTGATCCCCGCTTGGACGGACGCCGATCCGACGTTGGACGACGTCTTGCAGAAGGGCTTCAAGGACGCCCAGTTCTCGATCGTCGTGGTGCAGGCCGACCAGCGCGAGCTTGCCAAGATCAACAAAGACTTCGGCGCGTCGTACCGGTTCAAAACGAGCGAAGCCACCATCAAAGAGCCGTTCAAGCTGAGGCTCTCGGGCAAGGTGGACGACACGGAGATTCTCTTCATCGTCAACGGAACTACCCAGTGGATTCGAGTGCCGCGCGCGAACATCAGCCAAAAAAACGAACTTGCCAAGTCACCCGGCAAACGTCAAACGATGATGGACTTCGGCGTTCTTACGCCGTCTCTGTTCGACGAACTGTTTTCCGCTAAGTTCGTCCGTGTGGACCGAGCTACCGGCGACTACGTGTTCGACCTGACCTTCCAAAAGCCAAGGTATGTTGATACGACGCGTTTTCGCCTGTGGATCGATCCGAAGCTCCGATATACCAAGCGGCGCGAATGGTACAACCGCGTGGGCGAGTTGATGGCGACCTTCCTTTATGAGCTCCCCGTCACGCAAGGCGGCGCCACGCTGCCCACGAAGGTAACGGTACGGAACGTCGATGGCAAGTTGGCGGGCGTAACCGAGTACCGTTCGGTGGCGATCAATCGCGGACTTTCCGATTCGTTGTTCTCGCCCTAAGGCACGGCACCCCGAGCGAACACGATGGGGTTCAACCGGCTGGCTGCGAGCTCGCCTGGCTGCTGGCCTGGGTGCCACCGTTCGAGGTCCCGCTGCCGGTCGGCGTGATCGGGCTCCAAGAGCCGGGCGCCGTCCTCAAAGTAAATGATCGTCATCGCTTCGCGCGTGATCGAGCTTCGATTTGCGCCTGCCGCATGAAGAACCCACCCTGAGTGAAACGTCGCGTCCCCCGCTTGGAGGATCGGCGGCTCTGAGACCTCGTAGCCGTTCGCGGCGATGAACTCCTCAAAGAACGTTTCCGATTCGTCCGAAATCGAAATCGGCCGAATCGAACCCAATTGGTGGGAGCCAGAAGCGAAGCGCATCGTTCCCATCTCCAGCCCCGCGGGGACCAGAGGCATCCACATCGTGATCGTGCGGTCCGTGTCGAGCGGCCAGTAGTATTGGTCTTGATGCCAAGGGGTCGGTCCGCCGCCCGGCTCCTTGAAGAGGGCTTGGTCATGGTAGAGCCGAACCGAATCGACGCCCATCAAGTCGGCGGCGACTTGCGCGAACCTCCTTCCCAGCGTAAACAGCCTCACGGCATCATCGAACTCCCACAGGTTGGTCGTCTGCAAGAAGGCCCTGCCGTACGTATCCCGTTCGACGAGAGGACGCCTTTCCTGATTCTGCGAAGCCACCGCGCTGAGGATTCTGGGACGCACGGCCTGAATCTCCTCCTCGGAGCACAGAGACCTGAGGCGGATGTGCCCGTTCCGTTGGTATTCGCCCCGATCCTCTGCGGTAACGTTGTAAGGAGAGTCGAACGTTGGGATCGAGGTTGTGTGTTTGGCCATGGCGCGTTCATTGTATCCATACCTGTCCAGTATTTCGAGAGGCAGGGAGAGTTTGGAGTTGAATTGAGCGATCTGAGAACCGTGTTTCAGAGCCGATCTCTTCGCTCGATGACGGGCCTATTGCTCGGCGCGGTGGCGGGGGCGTTGATGGGAGCGATTTACGGCTCGAATCATGTGCCGGCGGACGTGTACGGGGCGGCGGAGGAGTCCAACTGGCTTCTCGACAACATTATGTTAGGGATGTCAGCGTTCGGGTTGGTGAGCACGGTCGTTGCTCTTTTGCCCCGACCTCTCTATACGCTCTCAGGCCTGCTCTTCGGGAGCGCGATCGGCCTCGCCCGGACGGAGCTATGGGCTCTCCTTGAAGTTGGGCTGATGGGGGAGCATTTCCCCGGCGAAGGCAGGCTCGTCATCTTGGCTCTCAGCCTTGGGTTCGCGGCTGCGTTTGCCCTCGTCGGGCCGTCGATCCTTCGATCGATGGCGCGCCCAACGAACTGAGGCCGTGCGCGGCGTATTGTAGAATCAGGCTTCTGTGGATACCAACGAGCGACTCATACGGGCCGTCCAGCTTGCCGCAGCCAAGTTGGTCAGTAACGCCGACATCGATCAGTTGCTCGACGAGGTGCTTGCGATCTGCGTCGAGGCGGTCGGCGCCAGCGGAGGCACGATCTACCTTCACGACGACCGCAGCCGCAGGCTCGTGTTCCATAGCGTTCGCCCCGCCGAGGTCCGAACGAAGCTCCCCGTGCAAGACATCCCCGACGATTACGGCGTCGCAGGGAAGGTGTTTCATACGAGGCGATCGGAGATTAGCGAGTTCCCGGAAGTGCCCACCGCCAGCCGAACGGACTTCGAATCGGCCACGGGGGTGTACCTCAAGACAATGCTGACGAGCCCGCTGATGATGGAGGGAGAGATTCCGATCGGCGTGGTTCAACTCATCAACAAGAAGGAAGGATCGTTTACGGACACCGACGTCGCGGTGCTCGAGACCGTCGCAGCGGTCTGCACAATGGCGGTAATCAACTCGCAGCTCGCCGACGAGGCCTCTCGCGCTTCGACGCTTCTCGGAATGGGCAAGGTGAGCCACGATATCGGGAATCTGGCGGCGGCCCTCTTTGCCAATATCTCGTACGCCGGCATGGCGGTGGAGGCGATCCAAACGAGCCTGTCCTCTCAAGAAAGCGAACTCGACGGGCAGCGGCTCGCCGACCTTTCCGCAAACCTC
The genomic region above belongs to Candidatus Nitrosymbiomonas proteolyticus and contains:
- a CDS encoding ribosome quality control (RQC) complex; its protein translation is MSPSRIPFDSLCLAAALAEVQALVGGRVQKVVQPDPLSFALEVYGAGQAQWLHVSCDPEFARIWIGTGKPKGLIPLPQLGEALKARIVGGG
- a CDS encoding phytanoyl-CoA dioxygenase, which encodes MAKHTTSIPTFDSPYNVTAEDRGEYQRNGHIRLRSLCSEEEIQAVRPRILSAVASQNQERRPLVERDTYGRAFLQTTNLWEFDDAVRLFTLGRRFAQVAADLMGVDSVRLYHDQALFKEPGGGPTPWHQDQYYWPLDTDRTITMWMPLVPAGLEMGTMRFASGSHQLGSIRPISISDESETFFEEFIAANGYEVSEPPILQAGDATFHSGWVLHAAGANRSSITREAMTIIYFEDGARLLEPDHADRQRDLERWHPGQQPGELAASRLNPIVFARGAVP